The proteins below are encoded in one region of Mus caroli chromosome 10, CAROLI_EIJ_v1.1, whole genome shotgun sequence:
- the Rfpl4b gene encoding LOW QUALITY PROTEIN: ret finger protein-like 4B (The sequence of the model RefSeq protein was modified relative to this genomic sequence to represent the inferred CDS: inserted 1 base in 1 codon; deleted 1 base in 1 codon): MRKENLDSKYHHVKVSQDNLMENNLEMEAICAICLDLYSDPVYLSCAHILCFDCGKKWMTEKRDLKMTCPVCRKEQKRPVKYDGVMKELAILLKQHGPLLKQHKGQITGLLGLVSENTALAAKTGDSSREPSNDLKGGKPGHNLVEDPRRFISLAHVLDNSHFFSVCHWEVDVEKRNEWAPGICKEPVSRRNIYLLCEHEFQLLGEKTRGIRVNFISERHHRSPGLCHIGIFLALTMEETKFVMGKAMSLPMSAILSAFXELIPLF, from the exons ATGAGGAAAGAGAACTTGGACTCTAAATATCACCATGTAAAAGTTTCACAAGATAACTTAATGGAAAACAATTTGGAAATGGAGGCAATCTGTGCAATTTGCCTGGACCTTTACTCTGATCCTGTTTATCTCTCCTGCGCCCACATACTTTGCTTTGATTGCGGTAAAAAATGGATGACAGAGAAAAGAGACTTGAAAATGACCTGTCCCGTGTGtcgaaaagaacaaaagagaccTGTCAAGTATGATGGGGTAATGAAAGAACTGGCCATCCTTTTAAAGCAGCATGGCCCCTTACTGAAGCAACATAAAGGGCAGATCACTGGACTTCTGGGATTGGTATCAGAGAATACGGCTCTGGCAGCTAAGACTGGTGACTCCTCCCGGGAACCCTCTAATGATTTAAAGGGTGGGAAGCCTGGTCATAATTTGGTGGAAGATCCCAGAAGATTCATTTCTTTGGCCCATGTCCTGGACAACTCCCACTTTTTTTCAGTCTGCCACTGGGAAGTTGATGTGGAGAAAAGGAACGAATGGGCTCCAGGTATTTGCAAGGAACCAGTTAGCAGGAGGAACATCTATTTACTCTGTGAACATGAGTTCCAGTTGCTTGGTGAGAAGACGAGAGGAATcagagttaattttatttcagaaagacACCATAGAAGCCCTGGCCTTTGTCACATAGGGATT TTCCTCGCCCTGACTATGGAAGAAACCAAGTTTGTGATGGGAAAAGCAATGTCTTTACCTATGAGTGCCATTCTCTCTGCAT TGGAGCTCATTCCTTTGTTCTAA